In Flavobacteriales bacterium, the following are encoded in one genomic region:
- a CDS encoding efflux RND transporter permease subunit: MLNNIIKFFLDNKLVAWLLLGLFVIWGLVIAPFNFESDWLPRDPVAVDAIPDIGENQQIVFTKWMGRSPQDVEDQITYPLTSSLLGIPGVKSVRSNSMFGFSSVYLIFDEDVEFYWSRSRILEKLNSLPANLLPDGVQPTLGPDATALGQIYWYTLEGRDKDGNTTGGWDLQELRTIQDFYVKNALQSSGGVSEVASIGGFVKEYQVDVNPDKMKAYGITLNQVMKATKESNLDIGAQTLEINMAEYFVRGLGYVKSIEDIEQSVVKVTDNVPIRIKDIAVVHLGPATRRGILDKGGAPAVGGVVVARYGANPLEIINNVKKKIEELKGGLPSKTLADGTVSQITIVPFYDRTQLINETIGTLEEALTLEVLITIIVVILMLLNLKSSLLISASLPVAVFMCFIGMRYFGVDANIVALSGIAIAVGTMVDMGIVLTESMITQMKIAPEDQPLQKTIYIATVDVASAVITAVATTIVSFLPVFTMEASEGKLFRPLAYTKSFALIASIILAITVIPALAVQLFKFKSKGKTSSYFSNGGLVLFSIALLFTSYSFFGFFGLVVGVGGIINSYYKDKKSEQWILRFDYARNITYALLVAWLLAKTWMPLGVLKSELTNFIFVVLIIGLLISFFYLIIHFYEKILRFLISVKYVFIGLLIMLLIGGYSVFKNTGQEFMPSLNEGSFLLMPTSMPHSGMEMNEVNLRLLDMSVSSIPEVEMVVGKAGRIESSLDPAPMSMYENIISYKSEYKLDKDGHRVRFKVDGKGVFLMDKNGDLIPDNNGNYFRQWREHIKSPDDIWAEIVKATKLPSLTSAPKLQPIETRLVMLQTGMRAPMGIKVKGADLKTIEAFGLELEMFLKEVKGVKSSAVFAERIVGKPYLMLDIKREIISKHGLSVVEVQNQIQTAIGGMVMSSTVEGRERYGIRLRYPLELRNDPEKIKAISIATPTGTQVPLGDLVEIKYEQGPQSIKSEDGFLIGYVLFDKEDGFSEVELVKDAQAYFDKKTSEGVLNVPTGITYKFAGNYEQQVRANKRLGIVIPIALVLIFLILYFQFKSVITSLFVFSGVFVAFSGGFIMIWLYGQDWFLNFDLFGTNMRDLFQVQHINLSVAVWVGFLALFGIATDDGVLVATFLKDSFKSNKPKTIAEIKDAVVEGGLRRVKPAMMTTATTILALLPILTSTGKGSDIMLPMAIPSFGGMVLNIITMFTVPVLYFVWQEIRFKWGLYKSQKESAKNK; encoded by the coding sequence ATGTTAAATAATATTATCAAGTTTTTTCTTGATAACAAACTTGTAGCATGGTTATTGCTAGGTTTGTTTGTCATTTGGGGGTTAGTAATCGCTCCATTCAATTTTGAATCAGATTGGTTACCAAGAGATCCAGTAGCTGTTGATGCTATTCCAGATATTGGAGAAAATCAACAAATTGTGTTTACCAAATGGATGGGGCGTTCTCCACAAGATGTAGAGGATCAAATTACCTATCCGCTTACTTCCTCCCTACTCGGCATACCGGGTGTAAAAAGTGTGAGAAGTAATTCCATGTTTGGATTTTCTAGTGTTTACTTAATCTTTGATGAGGATGTAGAGTTCTATTGGAGTCGAAGCCGAATTTTAGAAAAGTTAAACTCCTTACCTGCCAATCTACTTCCAGATGGAGTTCAGCCTACACTTGGTCCAGACGCAACTGCTCTAGGTCAAATATATTGGTACACGCTTGAAGGAAGAGATAAAGACGGTAATACAACAGGCGGTTGGGATTTACAAGAATTACGAACCATACAGGATTTTTATGTTAAGAATGCCTTGCAATCATCAGGAGGTGTTTCAGAAGTTGCATCAATAGGTGGATTTGTAAAAGAATATCAAGTAGATGTTAATCCTGATAAAATGAAAGCTTACGGTATTACGCTTAATCAAGTAATGAAAGCGACCAAAGAAAGTAACCTTGATATTGGTGCTCAAACGCTTGAAATTAACATGGCTGAATACTTTGTGAGGGGGTTAGGCTATGTAAAATCCATTGAAGATATAGAACAAAGTGTTGTTAAAGTAACTGATAATGTTCCCATTCGAATTAAGGATATTGCAGTCGTTCATCTTGGTCCTGCAACAAGAAGAGGAATACTTGATAAAGGAGGTGCTCCTGCTGTGGGTGGTGTTGTTGTTGCTAGATACGGAGCAAACCCTCTTGAAATTATTAATAATGTCAAAAAGAAAATTGAAGAACTAAAAGGAGGTTTACCGAGTAAAACATTAGCTGATGGAACAGTTTCTCAAATTACTATTGTCCCATTTTACGATAGAACTCAATTAATAAATGAAACCATAGGCACGCTAGAAGAAGCTTTAACATTAGAAGTACTCATTACAATTATTGTAGTCATCCTGATGCTACTTAATTTAAAATCTTCTTTACTTATTTCTGCCTCTTTGCCTGTGGCTGTTTTTATGTGTTTTATTGGGATGCGATACTTTGGTGTTGATGCCAATATAGTTGCACTTTCAGGAATTGCAATTGCTGTAGGAACAATGGTAGATATGGGAATTGTACTTACCGAAAGTATGATTACCCAAATGAAGATTGCACCTGAAGATCAACCCCTTCAAAAAACGATATATATTGCTACTGTAGATGTTGCTTCTGCTGTAATAACAGCTGTTGCTACTACTATTGTAAGTTTCTTGCCTGTTTTTACTATGGAAGCTTCAGAAGGAAAACTATTTAGACCTTTGGCTTATACAAAATCGTTTGCTCTAATTGCATCTATTATTCTAGCAATTACTGTGATTCCTGCTTTGGCTGTCCAGTTATTCAAATTTAAAAGCAAAGGAAAAACATCAAGTTATTTTAGTAACGGAGGGTTAGTGTTGTTTTCAATTGCTCTTCTATTTACATCTTATTCTTTCTTTGGTTTTTTTGGATTAGTTGTAGGTGTTGGAGGAATAATAAACAGTTATTACAAAGATAAAAAATCAGAGCAATGGATTTTAAGATTTGATTATGCAAGAAACATAACTTATGCCCTACTCGTAGCTTGGTTATTGGCAAAAACATGGATGCCATTGGGAGTGTTAAAAAGTGAATTAACAAACTTCATTTTTGTCGTACTAATTATAGGACTACTTATTAGTTTTTTCTACTTGATAATACATTTTTATGAAAAGATTTTAAGGTTTTTAATCTCTGTTAAATATGTCTTCATTGGATTATTGATAATGCTTTTAATTGGTGGTTATTCTGTTTTTAAGAATACAGGACAAGAATTTATGCCTTCATTAAACGAAGGGTCATTTTTGTTGATGCCAACATCAATGCCCCATTCTGGAATGGAGATGAATGAAGTAAATCTTCGATTATTAGATATGTCTGTTTCATCAATACCAGAAGTTGAAATGGTTGTTGGAAAGGCTGGTAGAATTGAAAGTTCTTTAGACCCTGCTCCTATGAGCATGTATGAAAATATAATCTCTTACAAATCGGAATACAAATTGGATAAAGACGGACACAGAGTTCGTTTTAAAGTGGATGGCAAAGGTGTATTTTTGATGGATAAAAATGGAGACTTAATTCCTGATAATAATGGTAATTATTTCAGACAATGGAGAGAACATATTAAATCTCCAGATGATATATGGGCAGAAATTGTAAAAGCAACAAAATTACCTTCTTTAACTTCTGCACCTAAATTGCAACCAATAGAAACTCGATTAGTAATGTTGCAGACTGGTATGAGAGCACCTATGGGCATTAAAGTAAAAGGAGCTGATTTAAAAACCATTGAAGCATTCGGATTAGAACTTGAAATGTTTTTAAAGGAAGTTAAAGGCGTTAAATCTTCTGCTGTATTTGCTGAACGGATTGTTGGGAAACCATATTTGATGTTGGATATTAAAAGAGAGATTATCAGTAAGCATGGATTGTCTGTTGTAGAGGTTCAAAATCAAATACAAACCGCCATAGGCGGTATGGTAATGAGTTCTACTGTTGAAGGAAGAGAAAGATACGGTATTAGATTACGTTATCCTTTAGAATTAAGAAATGACCCTGAGAAAATTAAAGCTATATCTATCGCAACACCAACTGGAACACAAGTCCCTCTCGGAGACTTAGTTGAAATAAAGTACGAACAAGGACCTCAATCCATAAAAAGTGAAGATGGCTTTTTAATTGGTTATGTTTTATTTGACAAAGAAGATGGATTTTCCGAAGTAGAATTAGTTAAAGATGCTCAAGCTTATTTTGATAAAAAAACAAGTGAAGGAGTATTAAATGTCCCAACTGGTATTACTTATAAGTTTGCAGGTAACTATGAGCAACAAGTAAGAGCGAATAAAAGATTAGGCATAGTTATTCCTATTGCTTTAGTACTAATTTTCTTGATTCTTTACTTCCAGTTTAAATCGGTAATTACATCATTATTCGTTTTCTCTGGTGTATTTGTTGCCTTTTCAGGAGGGTTTATTATGATTTGGTTGTATGGTCAAGATTGGTTCTTGAATTTTGATTTGTTTGGAACAAACATGAGAGACTTATTTCAAGTGCAACATATTAATTTAAGTGTAGCGGTTTGGGTTGGGTTTTTAGCTCTTTTTGGAATTGCCACTGATGATGGAGTTTTGGTAGCTACTTTCCTTAAAGACAGTTTTAAATCGAATAAACCTAAAACCATTGCCGAAATAAAAGATGCTGTTGTCGAGGGAGGGTTAAGAAGAGTAAAACCAGCCATGATGACTACAGCAACTACTATTTTAGCTTTACTTCCCATTTTGACCTCCACAGGTAAAGGATCAGATATCATGCTACCAATGGCTATTCCCTCATTTGGAGGGATGGTATTAAACATTATAACCATGTTTACCGTGCCTGTACTTTATTTCGTGTGGCAAGAAATTAGGTTTAAATGGGGGCTTTATAAATCACAAAAAGAATCAGCTAAAAACAAATAG
- the merTP gene encoding mercuric transport protein MerTP, producing MEKGNSKKAIITGVIAALAASSCCIPPLIAAIAGIGGASSSLSWMEPFRPYLIGIAIIAIGYAWYAHLNPKKVDDCGCEIVKPKFYQKRSFLIGMTLFSFISITIPYYSHLIFPDNKKEVVVDNDSNIKKVEIQIEGMTCDACQNHVDFAVNELNGIVSVKTSYEKKNTVIEFDTKQTSIEEINQAINSIGYKPIKNN from the coding sequence ATGGAAAAAGGAAATTCAAAAAAAGCCATTATTACTGGAGTAATTGCCGCTTTAGCAGCATCTTCGTGTTGCATTCCTCCTTTAATTGCAGCAATAGCAGGAATTGGAGGTGCTTCTTCTAGTTTGTCTTGGATGGAGCCATTTCGTCCTTATTTAATAGGAATTGCAATCATTGCTATTGGATATGCTTGGTATGCACATTTAAATCCTAAAAAGGTAGATGATTGCGGATGCGAAATTGTAAAGCCCAAATTTTATCAAAAAAGAAGTTTCCTTATAGGAATGACTCTATTTTCATTTATTTCTATAACGATTCCTTATTATTCTCATTTAATTTTCCCAGACAACAAAAAAGAAGTTGTAGTTGACAATGATTCGAATATTAAAAAAGTAGAAATTCAAATTGAAGGGATGACCTGTGATGCTTGTCAAAACCATGTCGATTTTGCTGTAAATGAATTAAATGGAATCGTGAGTGTTAAAACTTCTTATGAAAAGAAAAATACAGTAATTGAATTTGACACAAAACAAACTTCAATCGAAGAAATCAATCAAGCAATTAATAGTATTGGATACAAACCAATAAAAAATAATTAG
- a CDS encoding metalloregulator ArsR/SmtB family transcription factor: MKTEQNCIRGCANVSLINRGIEKLEEISNEISQASQIMNLAGNDTRLKILYLVMTEDKICVCDLSDILGISISAISQQLRKLKESNLLRSEKMGQTIYYHINSDSIEIINHIFILLNKSMILKTA, from the coding sequence ATGAAAACTGAGCAAAACTGTATTCGTGGCTGTGCTAATGTTAGCTTGATAAATAGAGGCATAGAAAAATTGGAAGAAATTTCTAATGAAATCAGCCAAGCTTCTCAAATAATGAATTTGGCAGGTAACGACACGAGACTAAAAATTCTTTATCTGGTTATGACTGAGGATAAGATTTGCGTTTGTGATCTAAGTGATATTCTGGGTATATCTATTTCAGCAATTTCTCAGCAACTAAGAAAACTCAAAGAATCAAATCTATTGAGAAGTGAAAAAATGGGTCAAACAATTTATTATCATATTAATTCTGATTCAATAGAAATTATCAATCATATTTTCATTTTACTGAACAAATCTATGATTCTTAAAACTGCTTAA
- a CDS encoding SRPBCC domain-containing protein yields MKESLVLKTIFNVKPSFMYNAWLDSKIHSEMTGGEAECSKVVSDTFSAWAGYITGTNIELIENKKIVQTWRTTEFDEADEDSILVIEFTETPEGKTELLLTHTNIPEGQTQYKQGWLDHYFLPIKDYIKTLK; encoded by the coding sequence ATGAAAGAATCTTTAGTCTTAAAAACAATTTTTAATGTTAAACCATCATTTATGTATAACGCTTGGTTAGATAGTAAAATTCATTCTGAAATGACTGGAGGTGAAGCTGAATGTTCAAAAGTAGTATCGGATACTTTTTCTGCTTGGGCTGGGTATATTACGGGGACAAACATTGAATTAATTGAGAACAAAAAAATTGTTCAAACTTGGCGGACTACCGAATTTGATGAAGCTGATGAAGATTCTATCCTTGTGATTGAATTCACTGAAACCCCTGAAGGTAAAACTGAGCTGTTACTCACACACACCAACATCCCAGAAGGACAAACACAATACAAGCAAGGTTGGCTTGATCATTATTTCTTACCTATAAAAGACTATATCAAGACATTAAAATAG